One stretch of Chitinophaga pendula DNA includes these proteins:
- a CDS encoding sensor histidine kinase, translating into MDNQEGISYPKKNSWRKRLWLVTFAFVGSYMIVFTLQPYAEWKKAFEVPVYQIIIDVFVNLIFSIFFLELIFFIDKVLNRIIPWTTHPLIRLLIQSIIQIVGVLIIIIVLGIIYLYTLGNPKMKLSESKITQSWYLVIATVLLVLMMGALNTVHYLVTNWKRAAMQAAEYKIKAAESRQLAAETELQALKLQVDPHFVFNNLSVLSELILKDPLLGHAYTENFAKVYKYLLVNSKNKLITLREELKFLHAYLFLIKNRIGEGAVFNINIANAKLSLQIPPATLQLFVENALKYNSTEKGNPLTVEIYSTEDDELVVSNVLLPLLQPTPSTGIGLQNILGRYALLSDRKPVVEVTKETFTVTVPLIK; encoded by the coding sequence GTGGATAATCAGGAAGGAATATCTTACCCCAAGAAGAATAGCTGGAGAAAACGACTATGGCTGGTTACATTTGCTTTTGTAGGATCGTATATGATCGTATTTACGCTGCAGCCTTACGCTGAGTGGAAGAAAGCTTTCGAGGTGCCGGTTTACCAGATAATTATTGATGTTTTCGTTAACCTGATATTTAGCATATTCTTTTTAGAGTTGATATTTTTCATAGATAAGGTGTTAAATAGAATAATACCATGGACAACGCATCCCCTGATACGTTTGCTCATACAGTCGATCATTCAGATCGTTGGAGTATTAATAATTATAATTGTGCTGGGTATTATCTATTTGTATACGCTGGGTAACCCAAAGATGAAATTATCAGAGAGTAAAATAACGCAATCATGGTATTTAGTGATCGCTACGGTTTTGCTGGTGTTGATGATGGGAGCACTCAACACGGTACATTATCTGGTTACTAACTGGAAAAGGGCAGCCATGCAGGCCGCGGAGTATAAGATCAAAGCAGCCGAAAGCAGACAACTGGCTGCCGAAACAGAACTACAGGCACTTAAACTACAGGTAGATCCCCACTTTGTATTCAATAACCTGAGTGTACTTTCAGAGTTGATTTTGAAAGATCCGCTATTAGGACATGCGTATACCGAGAACTTTGCGAAAGTATATAAGTACCTGCTGGTTAATTCAAAAAACAAACTGATTACATTGCGGGAAGAACTTAAATTCCTCCATGCCTACCTTTTTTTGATTAAAAACCGGATAGGAGAGGGCGCTGTTTTTAACATCAATATAGCTAACGCAAAACTCAGCTTACAGATACCTCCCGCTACGTTGCAGCTATTTGTTGAAAATGCACTTAAATATAATAGTACAGAAAAAGGTAATCCACTGACCGTTGAAATATATTCGACCGAAGATGATGAACTGGTCGTCTCTAATGTCCTGTTACCGCTGCTTCAGCCGACACCCTCTACAGGCATAGGGTTACAGAATATTTTAGGCAGGTATGCATTATTATCCGATAGAAAACCTGTTGTGGAAGTAACAAAAGAAACTTTTACGGTAACAGTACCTCTTATCAAATGA